In one Saimiri boliviensis isolate mSaiBol1 chromosome 19, mSaiBol1.pri, whole genome shotgun sequence genomic region, the following are encoded:
- the LTAP1 gene encoding protein C1orf43 homolog isoform X2 gives MRFAMKSRRGPHVPVGHNAPKDLKEEIDIRLSRVQDIKYEPQLLADDDARLLQLETQGNQSCYNYLYRMKALDAIRASEIPFHSEGRHPRSLMGKNFRSYLLDLRNTSTPFKGVRKALIDTLLDGYETARYGTGVFGQNEYLRYQEALSELATVVKARIGSSQRQHQSAAKDLTQSPEVSPTTIQVTYLPSSQKSKRAKHFLELKSFKDNYNTLESTL, from the exons GACTTGAAAGAGGAGATTGATATTCGACTATCCAGGGTTCAGGATATCAAGTATGAACCCCAGCTCCTTGCAGATGATGATGCTAGACTACTACAGCTGGAAACCCAGGGAAATCAAA GTTGCTACAACTATCTGTATAGGATGAAAGCTCTGGATGCCATTCGTGCCTCTG AGATCCCATTTCATTCTGAAGGCCGGCATCCTCGTTCCTTAATGGGCAAGAATTTCCGCTCCTACCTGCTAGATCTTCGAAACACTAGTACCCCTTTCAAGGGTGTACGCAAAGCCCTCATTGATACCCTGTTGGATGGCTATGAAACAGCCCGCTATGGGACAGGG GTCTTTGGCCAGAACGAGTACCTACGCTATCAAGAGGCCCTGAGTGAGCTGGCCACCGT aGTCAAAGCACGAATTGGGAGCTCTCAGCGACAACACCAGTCAGCAGCCAAAGACCTAACTCAGTCCCCCGAAGTCTCTCCAACAACCATCCAAGTGACATACCTCCCCTCCAGTCAGAAGAGTAAACGTGCCAAGCACTTCCTTGAATTGAAGAGCTTTAAGGACAACTATAACACATTGGAGAGTACTCTGTGA
- the CFAP141 gene encoding cilia- and flagella-associated protein 141 produces MSVEKMTKVEESFQRVMGLKKMVDRWRNAHTDCLWQMTLAQRRNPYATLKMQDTMAQELALAKKQLLRVRQAALHQLFEKEYQQYQRELNQIGKAFYVERL; encoded by the exons atgtCTGTGGAAAAGATGACAAAAGTAGAAGAG AGTTTTCAAAGGGTCATGGGACTTAAGAAGATGGTCGACAG GTGGCGAAATGCACATACTGACTGTCTGTGGCAAATGACATTGGCCCAGAGAAGAAACCCATATGCCACCCTAAAGATGCAGGACACCATGGCACAAGAATTGGCACTGGCCAAAAAGCAACTACTAAGG GTTCGCCAAGCTGCCCTGCACCAGCTGTTTGAAAAGGAGTATCAGCAGTACCAGCGGGAATTAAATCAGATAGGCAAAGCTTTTTATGTAGAGAGATTGTGA